The proteins below are encoded in one region of Legionella antarctica:
- a CDS encoding diacylglycerol/lipid kinase family protein → MDAIGVIINKKAKNAGKAKYYLDGLKNANIPHISYRTTPKNLPAVLKQCIHEHQIILVGGGDGTIRTAAHYCANIPIILGVIPLGTLNHFAKELELPFTIEKLVDSLSAKKTVKIDLVKVNDFIFINNSSIGFYPRFAVKTEKYNKTYNKWLSYIPGFIESFKQHPVFNLTIKSKNLNLNLRTSFLMVSNNLYSYEFPAT, encoded by the coding sequence ATGGATGCTATTGGGGTGATTATTAATAAAAAAGCAAAAAATGCCGGTAAGGCCAAATATTACTTAGATGGTTTAAAAAATGCCAACATTCCTCATATCTCCTATAGAACCACACCAAAAAATTTACCTGCGGTACTAAAGCAATGTATTCATGAGCATCAAATTATTTTGGTAGGTGGAGGTGATGGGACAATACGAACTGCTGCTCATTATTGTGCCAATATTCCAATAATTTTAGGTGTTATTCCCCTGGGAACCCTTAACCATTTTGCTAAAGAATTAGAGTTACCTTTTACTATTGAGAAACTTGTTGACAGCTTAAGTGCAAAAAAAACAGTCAAGATTGATTTAGTCAAAGTTAATGATTTCATTTTTATAAATAACTCATCCATAGGTTTTTATCCCAGGTTTGCTGTCAAAACAGAAAAATACAATAAAACCTACAACAAATGGTTAAGCTATATCCCTGGATTTATTGAAAGCTTTAAACAACATCCTGTTTTTAATTTGACAATAAAAAGCAAAAATTTAAATCTGAATTTGCGTACTTCATTTTTAATGGTAAGCAACAATCTTTATTCTTATGAGTTTCCAGCAACCTAA
- a CDS encoding metallophosphoesterase family protein — protein MVNAFLEDIALSKPDLIIISGDLTQRARTKEYQQLSKFLNYFTMPLLIVPGNHDIPLYNPFKRFLHPFKNYIQYVSSQLEASFSTEEVNILGVNSATPFKIKDGNLSDEAIAQIKNHFSNTPNQLNILFFHHNLQYFLGLHQPLNNTAEFLTYLKESPIHIVCTGHLHYATLKLINKNRGEQCALLHAGSTFCPRTHDGKNSYYSMNVNQLRCSIDWRVFHNKAFKSDQIYDLDFSPKGITDGKLQ, from the coding sequence ATTGTTAATGCGTTCCTTGAAGATATAGCCTTGTCAAAACCTGACCTGATTATTATTTCGGGAGATTTAACCCAGAGAGCCCGCACCAAAGAATACCAACAGCTATCAAAATTCCTGAACTATTTTACGATGCCCCTACTTATTGTTCCTGGTAATCATGATATTCCTTTATATAATCCGTTTAAACGATTCTTGCATCCATTTAAAAACTATATTCAGTACGTTTCCTCTCAGCTTGAGGCAAGTTTTAGTACTGAAGAAGTCAATATTCTAGGCGTGAATAGTGCTACTCCCTTCAAAATTAAAGATGGCAACTTAAGCGATGAGGCAATAGCTCAAATAAAAAATCATTTTTCGAATACACCAAATCAATTAAATATTTTATTTTTTCATCATAACCTTCAATATTTTTTAGGATTGCATCAGCCCTTAAATAATACAGCAGAATTTTTGACTTATTTAAAAGAAAGTCCGATTCATATCGTTTGCACCGGACATCTTCATTACGCAACTTTAAAATTGATTAATAAAAACAGGGGAGAACAATGCGCGTTACTTCATGCTGGGTCAACATTTTGCCCGCGCACCCATGATGGAAAAAACAGTTATTATTCAATGAACGTAAATCAATTAAGGTGTTCTATAGACTGGCGTGTTTTTCATAATAAGGCGTTTAAATCAGATCAGATTTATGATCTTGATTTTTCCCCTAAGGGTATAACTGATGGGAAGTTGCAGTGA
- a CDS encoding HAD-IC family P-type ATPase has protein sequence MMSKQIIFQDSFLVSGIMCHTGCGNTIQNLLNNCLDECKDENVLPKNAQLIIDAEPQAFGIHRLFITIETNDEFNHDDTNQSQLIARFRESLSSVFDLIDNHPDTAPKDSLNVNWINILANLLAMGAIIGLTILFPPSLLLTIGLTSLSFLTTAFTAREYLTGFFQNLFNNNSLANMTTTVSLGWMLSLAHTLFHAVTMPLASNFSMVFMSFIMPIMLITVINGMDEIKRQVLNKSKKMHLQGMKTLFPQMSDEYPCYQISEALQNLLSQEITADKYLKNPSKILPSIQMQLDSENLQMKKKRSLKAGMIIKVNRGECFPVDCILIQGNTIVDPSLLTGEPQQSKRCMSSIPAGAINLGQSVSVYATRDSYNSTVNKLLFRSNRARESIAAESNRRFTYFYTTLIALGIIAAIVTPFALGILTIPLLLQNVTGILFAVCPCTMAIAHQLPNLLNSYQRNHKGILIRDENLCAHSNDIHTIVFDKTGTLTTGNSEVESSEGISSSLWERVYLLEKHYGAEHPLAKAITHYYETKSTHQSLIKDIKEAYTDLRHQGLSAVVQGKQIHMGNANYLRCSGIELPKLDLQKIEQGFSPVYVAEDKVYQGVIYIKHEVRQNILGALNRLKKEGKKIIMLTGDSQLSAISFNQQNGDIFDLDNIYAEQTPQDKENFLSNLMRSEHVNPKGIWFVGDGLNDAPCARMVTEKGGISCAIMSDNKAAFFTDISLNGSLDYLFEHNKLNNFLKKNVLQNQGLLTYGGVAFLAFIITFSIAGIAVSPIIPLFIMASTTLFVLFNSYRVQLSIDTALEKKTSWLKQLLASDLSISLLVGASTLLIFGLLISTVATGGLALPAIVFTAGAAAAISSVCILGAGTLFGVFTFLTTTYLIADKWVNAYIEDDSAALVSPAPLKSGHLSSSSLSEEERHDLTSNSRLTSPSRKSTETVEDNKIPEEAQAVILAGYY, from the coding sequence ATGATGTCAAAACAAATAATTTTTCAAGACTCCTTCTTAGTCTCAGGGATTATGTGCCATACAGGCTGCGGGAATACGATTCAAAATTTACTCAATAATTGTTTGGATGAATGTAAAGATGAAAATGTCCTACCGAAAAATGCGCAACTAATTATAGATGCAGAACCTCAAGCCTTTGGTATTCACCGCTTATTTATAACAATTGAAACTAATGACGAGTTTAATCACGATGATACCAATCAGTCTCAACTTATTGCCCGATTTAGAGAAAGTTTAAGCTCTGTTTTTGACCTCATCGATAACCATCCGGATACTGCACCCAAGGACTCCCTAAACGTCAATTGGATAAATATTCTCGCCAATCTTTTGGCGATGGGTGCTATCATTGGTTTAACCATCTTGTTCCCCCCTTCATTGCTCCTGACTATTGGATTAACCTCTCTTTCCTTTTTAACCACTGCATTCACCGCCAGAGAGTATCTTACTGGTTTTTTTCAAAATCTTTTCAATAATAATAGTCTTGCTAACATGACAACCACAGTCAGCTTAGGCTGGATGCTCTCTTTAGCGCACACTCTTTTTCATGCGGTTACCATGCCCCTTGCAAGCAACTTTTCAATGGTTTTCATGAGTTTTATCATGCCAATCATGCTTATCACTGTTATTAATGGCATGGATGAGATTAAACGTCAGGTATTAAATAAGTCGAAAAAGATGCATTTACAGGGAATGAAGACCTTATTCCCGCAAATGTCTGACGAATATCCCTGTTACCAAATATCAGAAGCACTTCAAAACCTGTTATCCCAAGAAATAACTGCGGATAAATATTTAAAAAACCCAAGTAAGATTCTTCCATCTATACAAATGCAACTGGATAGTGAGAACTTACAGATGAAAAAAAAACGTTCTCTCAAAGCTGGAATGATAATTAAGGTTAATCGCGGTGAATGTTTCCCTGTTGATTGTATTCTTATTCAGGGAAACACTATTGTAGATCCTTCACTTTTAACTGGTGAACCGCAACAAAGTAAACGTTGCATGAGTTCTATTCCCGCTGGCGCGATCAATCTTGGTCAATCTGTATCTGTTTATGCCACCAGGGACTCCTATAACAGTACCGTGAATAAATTATTATTTCGCTCAAACAGAGCAAGAGAAAGCATTGCAGCAGAATCAAACCGAAGATTTACTTATTTTTATACGACCTTGATTGCTTTGGGAATTATAGCAGCAATTGTAACCCCATTTGCTTTAGGAATACTGACTATTCCTTTATTATTGCAAAACGTCACCGGTATTTTATTTGCAGTCTGTCCTTGCACTATGGCCATAGCTCATCAGCTGCCGAACTTACTTAACAGCTACCAACGTAATCATAAAGGTATTCTTATCCGCGATGAAAATTTGTGTGCTCATTCTAATGATATTCATACTATTGTATTTGATAAAACCGGAACTCTGACTACGGGTAACAGTGAAGTAGAATCATCTGAAGGGATTTCCTCCTCATTATGGGAAAGAGTTTATCTATTAGAGAAACACTATGGAGCAGAGCATCCGCTTGCTAAAGCTATTACTCATTATTACGAGACTAAAAGTACCCATCAAAGCCTTATTAAAGATATAAAAGAGGCATACACGGATTTAAGGCATCAAGGTTTATCTGCGGTAGTTCAGGGCAAACAGATTCATATGGGGAATGCAAATTATTTACGATGCTCTGGAATAGAACTGCCCAAGCTTGACCTCCAAAAAATAGAACAGGGATTTTCACCTGTATATGTGGCTGAGGACAAGGTTTATCAAGGTGTAATTTATATCAAACATGAAGTGAGACAAAATATATTGGGCGCACTCAATCGTTTAAAAAAAGAAGGAAAAAAAATAATTATGCTGACTGGAGACAGCCAATTGTCTGCAATAAGTTTTAATCAGCAAAATGGTGATATTTTTGATTTGGATAATATATATGCAGAACAGACACCTCAGGATAAAGAAAATTTTCTGAGTAATTTAATGCGATCTGAGCATGTAAACCCTAAAGGAATTTGGTTCGTTGGTGACGGCTTAAATGATGCACCCTGTGCCAGAATGGTCACTGAAAAAGGCGGTATAAGCTGCGCCATAATGTCGGATAATAAAGCTGCTTTTTTCACTGACATCAGCTTAAATGGTTCTTTGGACTATCTGTTTGAACATAATAAACTCAATAATTTTTTGAAGAAAAACGTTCTCCAAAACCAGGGACTATTAACTTATGGAGGAGTCGCTTTTTTAGCCTTCATTATTACTTTTTCTATTGCCGGCATTGCAGTCTCTCCAATCATACCTTTATTTATAATGGCCTCAACCACACTATTCGTATTATTTAATTCTTATCGAGTACAGCTGTCGATTGATACTGCTTTAGAAAAAAAGACTTCATGGTTAAAGCAGCTTTTGGCTTCTGATTTATCCATAAGTTTACTGGTTGGTGCCAGCACTCTGTTAATTTTTGGTTTATTAATTTCAACCGTAGCTACAGGAGGATTAGCACTTCCCGCCATTGTCTTTACAGCTGGTGCTGCTGCTGCAATAAGTAGCGTTTGTATATTGGGAGCGGGCACTTTATTTGGGGTATTTACATTCTTAACCACTACTTATTTAATTGCCGATAAATGGGTGAACGCCTACATAGAAGATGATAGTGCAGCTCTAGTCTCTCCTGCCCCTTTAAAAAGCGGGCATCTGTCCTCTTCTTCCCTGTCTGAAGAAGAACGTCACGATCTTACATCCAATTCCAGGCTGACCTCACCAAGCAGAAAATCTACTGAAACTGTAGAGGACAATAAAATACCTGAAGAAGCACAGGCAGTTATACTGGCCGGGTATTATTAA
- a CDS encoding zinc-finger domain-containing protein, which yields MLTSNKEPASTKKNYVVHPNELPLSCPTDDMVLWNAHPKVYLPIEKTGVEVCPYCGSRFVLQND from the coding sequence ATGCTAACATCAAACAAAGAACCGGCAAGTACTAAAAAAAATTATGTTGTGCACCCAAATGAATTGCCACTGAGTTGTCCAACAGACGATATGGTACTATGGAATGCTCACCCTAAAGTGTACCTTCCTATAGAAAAAACAGGTGTAGAAGTATGTCCTTATTGCGGATCGCGATTTGTGTTGCAGAATGATTAA
- a CDS encoding serine/threonine protein kinase: MNHESQTPYAQLDPNVILDAVESTGFLCTGSLLALNSYENRVYQIGVEKAEPLIAKFYRPHRWSSKAILEEHQFSLELVQHELPVIAPLVINDKTLHHHRDFRFALFHRRGGRPLELDNSKHLEWMGRFIGRLHGVSACQSFENRLQLNTQSYGHEPYEFLIEHGFIPDYLRPNFCKTVETALQKIKQIIQGIGHVNQIRLHGDCHAGNVLWSESGPHIVDLDDCLMGPAIQDIWMLLSGEPKQMDTQLTKILQGYCEFHDFNPRERHLIEVLRTLRMLHYSGWLAKRWTDPAFPLSFPWFNTPVYWQNQIVNLNEQIELLDQIEC; the protein is encoded by the coding sequence TTGAATCACGAGAGTCAAACACCCTATGCTCAACTCGATCCAAATGTCATTTTGGATGCAGTTGAAAGTACAGGTTTTCTTTGCACAGGCAGCCTGCTTGCACTCAATAGTTATGAAAACCGCGTTTATCAGATAGGGGTTGAAAAAGCTGAACCTCTCATCGCAAAATTTTATAGACCTCATCGCTGGAGTTCAAAAGCCATTCTGGAAGAACACCAATTCTCTCTTGAACTGGTACAACATGAACTACCTGTTATTGCGCCACTGGTTATAAATGATAAAACCTTACACCATCATCGGGACTTCAGATTTGCCCTCTTTCATAGACGAGGCGGCCGCCCCCTGGAATTAGATAATAGCAAGCATTTGGAATGGATGGGGCGTTTTATTGGGCGATTACACGGAGTAAGTGCATGCCAATCATTTGAAAATCGACTCCAATTAAATACCCAAAGTTACGGCCATGAACCCTATGAATTTCTGATTGAACACGGCTTTATTCCGGATTATTTAAGACCAAACTTTTGCAAAACAGTCGAAACAGCCTTACAAAAAATCAAACAGATAATACAAGGTATAGGTCACGTTAATCAAATACGCTTGCACGGTGATTGTCATGCCGGAAATGTGTTATGGAGCGAATCAGGTCCCCACATTGTAGACTTGGACGATTGCCTCATGGGGCCGGCGATACAGGATATTTGGATGTTACTTTCCGGTGAGCCCAAACAAATGGATACTCAACTGACCAAGATTCTACAGGGATATTGTGAGTTTCATGATTTTAACCCGCGCGAGCGCCATTTAATTGAAGTATTACGAACACTTCGTATGCTCCATTATTCAGGATGGCTTGCAAAACGCTGGACTGATCCAGCATTCCCATTGAGTTTTCCTTGGTTTAATACACCTGTATATTGGCAAAATCAGATAGTAAATCTTAATGAACAGATTGAATTATTAGATCAAATTGAATGCTAG
- a CDS encoding IS3 family transposase, whose protein sequence is MNFSLDEKRVMIDPLAELTIREQCLLLDLPVSSYYYSAKPISVEDEALMALLDEHYLQYPCEGKIKRARWLSKEVGYPVGKRRVKKLMEMMGLSTVYPKPNTSVPNKEHEVFPYLLKEVDITKPNQVWAADITYIRMKGKHVYLVAIMDWYSRYVIGWAISPTMEAEFCIEALRNALLHSRCEIFNTDQGSQFTSKDWINTLKSHHISISMDGRGRYLDNIFIERLWRSVKQEKIYRYDFDTIEEVELALTEYFEYYNNRRLHQSFNYLTPAEVYYGRKRP, encoded by the coding sequence ATGAACTTTAGTCTGGATGAAAAGCGCGTCATGATTGATCCTCTTGCCGAGCTCACCATTCGTGAACAATGCTTGCTATTAGACTTGCCTGTTTCAAGTTATTATTATAGTGCCAAGCCCATTTCTGTCGAAGATGAAGCGCTTATGGCGCTACTTGATGAGCACTATCTGCAGTATCCATGTGAAGGTAAAATTAAGCGGGCAAGATGGCTGTCAAAAGAAGTAGGCTATCCTGTTGGTAAACGTCGAGTAAAAAAGTTGATGGAAATGATGGGGTTATCGACTGTTTACCCAAAGCCAAATACAAGCGTTCCCAATAAGGAGCATGAGGTGTTCCCTTATTTATTAAAAGAGGTGGATATCACCAAACCAAATCAGGTTTGGGCCGCAGATATCACCTACATCCGCATGAAAGGAAAGCATGTGTATTTAGTAGCTATTATGGACTGGTATAGTCGTTATGTGATTGGATGGGCTATTTCACCTACTATGGAGGCTGAATTTTGTATTGAGGCGCTTAGAAACGCTTTGCTGCATTCGCGTTGTGAGATCTTTAACACGGATCAGGGTTCTCAATTTACCTCAAAAGATTGGATAAATACGCTAAAATCTCACCACATTTCTATCAGCATGGATGGGCGAGGACGTTATTTAGATAATATATTTATCGAGCGATTGTGGCGTAGTGTTAAGCAAGAAAAAATCTACCGGTATGATTTTGATACAATTGAAGAGGTTGAGCTGGCCTTAACGGAGTATTTTGAGTATTATAATAACCGAAGGCTTCACCAGTCCTTTAATTATTTAACGCCCGCAGAGGTGTATTATGGCCGGAAAAGACCATAA
- a CDS encoding protein LphB, protein MSGMESMFYCALSLLLIWQCAVALGFRAVKETTQDFEVSTSSTGAWVITNGALLLLCLTRFEGVIWLVPILLFTWCHLNRVGIGAIFTTSKTMYVWGLIFIVCFLVSYLVYFTWRLHYFGQWIPNSYRCKALEPGQIFSLDLDYLLVIFPLLLASLPYFLSSKDCRHWLLWLPSALYTLLLWKANPVIAHLLRLFLGPFALFSLLPVLGIIHFLKYFKQHYLDPKIVAAGIIIIVTIWFIPGNEPQYLQALLKQYQERTQIRLAVAKILNTQATKGATVLFGDCGIVPFKGRTDIRFIDSDCINNFELTHAPYNQNLNQYAEYLADYIKPDWVITTYLPLQGQGNYLFELLKKKHFFENYKLVATLESGWIYKQLPKEPARKIDYIYKVYKRQSGKSGM, encoded by the coding sequence GTGAGTGGAATGGAAAGTATGTTTTACTGTGCTTTATCTCTATTATTGATTTGGCAGTGTGCGGTAGCTTTAGGTTTTCGCGCGGTTAAAGAGACAACACAGGATTTTGAGGTTTCCACGAGCTCAACAGGTGCATGGGTAATAACTAATGGTGCTCTTTTGTTATTATGTTTGACTCGATTTGAGGGTGTAATTTGGTTGGTTCCGATATTATTATTTACTTGGTGCCATTTAAATCGCGTTGGGATAGGAGCAATTTTTACAACGTCCAAAACGATGTATGTTTGGGGACTGATTTTTATTGTTTGTTTTCTGGTGTCTTATCTGGTCTATTTTACGTGGCGACTACACTATTTTGGTCAATGGATTCCTAATAGTTACCGGTGTAAGGCTTTAGAACCAGGGCAGATTTTCAGTTTAGATCTTGATTATTTACTGGTTATCTTTCCTTTGCTTCTTGCTTCTCTTCCCTATTTTTTATCCTCCAAGGATTGCAGGCATTGGTTGTTGTGGCTGCCATCAGCTCTTTATACACTTTTGCTTTGGAAAGCAAATCCAGTTATTGCTCATTTACTTCGCCTGTTTTTGGGGCCTTTTGCTCTTTTTTCTTTACTACCCGTTTTGGGAATTATCCATTTTTTAAAGTATTTTAAGCAGCACTACCTAGATCCCAAAATAGTTGCTGCTGGTATCATTATCATTGTAACGATTTGGTTTATTCCAGGTAATGAGCCGCAATATCTACAAGCACTCCTGAAACAATATCAAGAAAGAACTCAAATTCGTTTAGCGGTTGCTAAAATTCTTAATACTCAAGCGACAAAAGGAGCTACCGTTCTTTTTGGTGATTGTGGCATTGTTCCCTTTAAGGGTCGCACTGATATTCGTTTTATTGACTCAGATTGTATTAATAATTTTGAATTAACCCACGCCCCGTATAATCAAAATTTAAATCAGTATGCAGAATATCTTGCTGATTATATTAAACCTGATTGGGTTATCACTACCTATCTGCCCCTTCAAGGGCAAGGTAATTATCTTTTTGAACTATTAAAAAAGAAACATTTTTTTGAGAACTACAAATTAGTTGCTACCTTGGAGTCCGGCTGGATATATAAGCAACTTCCTAAAGAACCTGCAAGAAAGATTGATTACATTTATAAGGTCTATAAGCGCCAAAGTGGCAAAAGCGGTATGTAG
- a CDS encoding transposase — MSKKRAYYTAAKKAKITLAAIEGKLTQAQITSEYGVHATQVKTWKQSAIKAINDLFSGANEKEAKSQEQLVEALYQEIGRLQAQLSWLKKKHEL, encoded by the coding sequence ATGTCTAAAAAGCGAGCTTATTATACGGCGGCCAAGAAGGCAAAAATAACGCTAGCTGCGATTGAGGGGAAACTCACACAAGCGCAAATTACCAGTGAATACGGTGTTCACGCAACGCAGGTAAAAACTTGGAAGCAATCGGCCATCAAAGCCATTAACGATTTATTCTCTGGGGCTAATGAAAAAGAAGCCAAGTCCCAAGAGCAGCTTGTTGAGGCATTATATCAAGAAATTGGTCGACTTCAAGCGCAGCTATCTTGGCTAAAAAAAAAGCATGAACTTTAG
- the miaA gene encoding tRNA (adenosine(37)-N6)-dimethylallyltransferase MiaA encodes MSNLVFCLMGPTASGKTALACELVKRFPFEIISVDSAMIYRDMNIGTAKPSSQELQSAPHHLINIKNPVESYSAAQFCTDASSWCDSIISKGKVPLLTGGTMMYFNALQKGLSVLPEANENLRKQLEDEASQYGWPKLYQKLTDIDPNTADRIHAHDAQRIQRALEVYYLTGKPLSTLLAEEKKVSNFRFTNLVLFPQDRSWLHERIAQRFEQMLVDGLVEEVNHLQDKWKVQVNLPAMRCVGYRQVLEYLQGEYDYAAMREKGIAATRQLAKRQLTWLRHWDDALFYDPQDRTFSEEIIAKTKEILDNGVS; translated from the coding sequence ATGTCTAATCTAGTATTTTGTTTGATGGGACCCACGGCCTCAGGGAAGACTGCCTTAGCCTGTGAGTTAGTGAAACGCTTTCCCTTTGAAATTATTAGTGTTGATTCCGCTATGATTTACAGGGATATGAATATAGGCACTGCTAAACCTTCGAGCCAGGAACTCCAATCAGCTCCCCACCATCTGATTAATATCAAAAATCCGGTTGAGTCTTACTCAGCTGCACAGTTTTGTACGGATGCGTCTTCATGGTGCGATTCTATTATCAGTAAAGGAAAGGTGCCCTTACTGACCGGTGGGACAATGATGTACTTTAATGCCTTGCAAAAGGGATTATCTGTACTTCCAGAAGCTAATGAAAACTTGCGTAAGCAATTAGAGGATGAAGCCTCTCAGTATGGCTGGCCTAAGCTCTATCAAAAATTAACGGATATCGATCCCAATACTGCTGACCGTATTCATGCTCATGACGCACAGAGAATTCAAAGAGCTCTAGAGGTATACTATTTAACGGGGAAACCTTTATCCACGTTGCTTGCAGAAGAAAAAAAGGTCTCGAATTTTCGTTTTACAAATCTTGTTCTTTTTCCCCAAGATAGATCGTGGTTGCATGAGCGAATTGCTCAACGATTTGAGCAAATGCTGGTTGATGGACTGGTTGAGGAGGTTAATCATTTGCAGGACAAATGGAAGGTGCAAGTGAATTTACCGGCAATGCGCTGTGTTGGATACAGGCAGGTTTTGGAGTATCTTCAAGGGGAGTATGATTACGCGGCTATGCGTGAGAAAGGAATTGCTGCAACAAGGCAATTGGCTAAGCGTCAATTAACCTGGCTCAGACATTGGGATGATGCTTTATTTTATGATCCGCAAGATCGGACTTTTAGTGAAGAGATTATAGCGAAAACCAAGGAAATATTAGATAATGGTGTTTCTTAA
- a CDS encoding glycosyltransferase family 9 protein, which translates to MINSICIIRLSALGDVLMMVPLIRTLQTCLPDTKLTWIISRPAFDLVEGIDGVEFIVIDKPKSLSDLWRFKKQMRSRYFDVLLAPQASLRTNLLYPLIKAKRKIGYDALRAKDIHGWFVKERIAPGLDHTLDGFLKFAEPLGVREKIIRWDLSIAAADYEWAENHLPQQGPILVVNPAASKPERSWPVERYISVLQQARKLWQAQIVLTGGPGDYDKLLADQILQEIPAINLVGKTKPKQLLAVISKATAVLCPDTGPSHMSAAVNTPVVALHAVTNPLVSGPYVFQHLVVDRYPQAVEQVLGLTMDQHVWGTHVHGDEAMKLISVDDVIKKLAEIF; encoded by the coding sequence ATGATTAACTCTATTTGTATCATCAGACTCTCCGCTTTAGGGGATGTTCTGATGATGGTTCCTTTAATCCGTACTCTGCAAACCTGCTTACCTGATACCAAATTGACCTGGATTATTTCAAGACCGGCATTTGATCTGGTGGAAGGAATCGATGGAGTGGAGTTTATCGTCATTGATAAGCCTAAAAGTCTAAGTGATTTATGGCGATTTAAAAAGCAAATGCGTTCTCGCTACTTTGATGTTTTACTTGCACCTCAGGCGAGTCTAAGGACCAATTTACTTTACCCCCTAATTAAAGCCAAGCGTAAAATTGGTTATGATGCGCTGCGGGCAAAAGATATACATGGATGGTTTGTGAAAGAGCGGATTGCTCCTGGATTGGATCATACGCTAGACGGTTTTTTAAAATTTGCAGAGCCCTTGGGTGTCAGGGAAAAAATAATTCGTTGGGACTTATCCATAGCTGCTGCCGATTACGAATGGGCAGAAAATCATTTACCCCAACAAGGTCCTATCCTTGTTGTTAATCCGGCAGCAAGCAAGCCAGAACGCAGCTGGCCAGTAGAGCGATATATCAGCGTGCTGCAACAAGCTCGAAAGCTATGGCAGGCTCAGATTGTTTTAACGGGAGGTCCAGGAGATTATGATAAGTTGCTGGCTGATCAAATTCTTCAGGAAATTCCGGCGATCAATCTGGTGGGTAAAACAAAACCCAAACAATTGTTAGCCGTGATTAGCAAAGCGACAGCGGTTCTTTGTCCTGATACAGGGCCTTCTCATATGTCTGCTGCAGTAAATACTCCTGTGGTAGCCCTGCATGCAGTAACTAACCCATTAGTTTCCGGTCCTTATGTTTTTCAACATTTGGTAGTGGATCGATACCCACAAGCAGTCGAACAGGTTTTAGGACTGACGATGGATCAACATGTTTGGGGCACACATGTGCATGGAGATGAAGCCATGAAATTAATATCTGTTGATGATGTAATTAAAAAGTTAGCTGAAATTTTTTAA
- a CDS encoding Maf family protein has protein sequence MDYVTTNITFHQLTEEQIQNYIDTGDPFDKAGGYGIQNVGHTFVKKIKGSYYNVMGLPIEEIIKIISIECSQVPTKKEINNTRPV, from the coding sequence ATTGATTATGTAACAACCAATATTACTTTTCACCAACTTACAGAAGAGCAAATACAAAACTATATTGATACAGGAGACCCTTTCGATAAAGCAGGAGGATATGGTATCCAGAACGTGGGGCATACGTTTGTTAAAAAAATAAAAGGCTCCTATTACAATGTTATGGGCTTGCCCATTGAGGAAATTATAAAAATAATTTCGATTGAGTGCAGCCAGGTACCTACTAAAAAAGAGATTAATAATACCCGGCCAGTATAA
- a CDS encoding Maf family protein → MKSNQLLKIILASASPRRLQILQEHGLTASIIPAHIEESLQNGEEAKTYVTRLAREKTQAIIPLVGSENVDLIIAADTTVVYKNHILEKPHDFEDAHRMLRMLSGNVHKVYTGYALIFLPEQRWYINIGAVFWTQKKVF, encoded by the coding sequence ATGAAATCAAATCAGCTATTAAAAATTATTTTAGCCAGCGCATCACCAAGACGCCTGCAAATATTACAAGAGCACGGATTAACTGCCTCGATCATACCTGCTCATATTGAAGAGAGTTTGCAAAATGGAGAAGAAGCTAAAACCTATGTAACTCGACTTGCCAGAGAAAAAACTCAGGCCATCATACCACTGGTTGGATCAGAAAACGTCGATCTCATAATTGCCGCTGATACAACGGTGGTTTATAAAAATCATATTTTAGAAAAACCTCATGACTTTGAGGATGCACATAGAATGCTGCGGATGCTGAGCGGCAACGTTCACAAAGTGTACACAGGTTATGCTTTAATTTTCCTACCAGAACAACGATGGTATATTAATATAGGCGCGGTTTTCTGGACACAAAAAAAGGTTTTTTAA